Proteins encoded in a region of the Labeo rohita strain BAU-BD-2019 chromosome 22, IGBB_LRoh.1.0, whole genome shotgun sequence genome:
- the LOC127153747 gene encoding uncharacterized protein LOC127153747 isoform X2, translating into MVGVVANEVKSVLVMKGKSVTLNIPVTEKQDITMIMWTFGTNKSLVAKTGRELRNITIYDGPDGRFRDRLKLDNQTGSLTITNTTITDSGLYEVTIKRSSKKTTYTFSVTVYGPTSASPSGPTSGSPSGSSPDALIIMVSAGGGAGFLLLVALVGIFCICRKQRKTNQQAETREEEITYADPTFYKRNAQKPSAKQEDDVVYARVVTRR; encoded by the exons ATGGTTG GTGTAGTTGCTAATGAAGTAAAGTCAGTATTAGTAATGAAGGGGAAATCTGTCACTCTAAACATTCCTGTTACTGAAAAACAGGACATTACTATGATCATGTGGACGTTTGGAACTAACAAATCACTCGTAGCTAAAACTGGCAGAGAGTTAAGAAATATCACTATATATGACGGTCCTGATGgaagattcagagacagactcaagctggacaatcaaactggatctctgaccatcacaaacacaacAATCACAGATTCTGGACTTTATGAAGTGACCATCAAAAGAAGCAGCAAAAAGACCACATACACATTCAGTGTtactgtctatg GTCCTACTTCAGCTTCTCCTTCAGGTCCTACTTCAGGTTCTCCTTCAGGCTCTTCTCCAGATGCTCTAATAATAATGGTTTCTGCTGGTGGTGGTGCTGGATTTCTGTTGCTTGTGGCTTTAGTCGGGATCTTCTGCATTtgcagaaaacaaagaaaaacaaaccaacaag CTGAGACCCGTGAGGAAGAGATCACTTATGCTGATCCGACATTCTACAAAAGAAATGCACAGAAACCG
- the LOC127153747 gene encoding uncharacterized protein LOC127153747 isoform X1 gives MVGVVANEVKSVLVMKGKSVTLNIPVTEKQDITMIMWTFGTNKSLVAKTGRELRNITIYDGPDGRFRDRLKLDNQTGSLTITNTTITDSGLYEVTIKRSSKKTTYTFSVTVYAPDPHTPSQPTLHPTSGPTSASPSGPTSGSPSGSSPDALIIMVSAGGGAGFLLLVALVGIFCICRKQRKTNQQAETREEEITYADPTFYKRNAQKPSAKQEDDVVYARVVTRR, from the exons ATGGTTG GTGTAGTTGCTAATGAAGTAAAGTCAGTATTAGTAATGAAGGGGAAATCTGTCACTCTAAACATTCCTGTTACTGAAAAACAGGACATTACTATGATCATGTGGACGTTTGGAACTAACAAATCACTCGTAGCTAAAACTGGCAGAGAGTTAAGAAATATCACTATATATGACGGTCCTGATGgaagattcagagacagactcaagctggacaatcaaactggatctctgaccatcacaaacacaacAATCACAGATTCTGGACTTTATGAAGTGACCATCAAAAGAAGCAGCAAAAAGACCACATACACATTCAGTGTtactgtctatg CACCAGACCCACACACTCCCTCACAACCTACTTTACATCCTACTTCAGGTCCTACTTCAGCTTCTCCTTCAGGTCCTACTTCAGGTTCTCCTTCAGGCTCTTCTCCAGATGCTCTAATAATAATGGTTTCTGCTGGTGGTGGTGCTGGATTTCTGTTGCTTGTGGCTTTAGTCGGGATCTTCTGCATTtgcagaaaacaaagaaaaacaaaccaacaag CTGAGACCCGTGAGGAAGAGATCACTTATGCTGATCCGACATTCTACAAAAGAAATGCACAGAAACCG